A single region of the Candidatus Thorarchaeota archaeon genome encodes:
- a CDS encoding aldehyde ferredoxin oxidoreductase family protein, which translates to MTHECWNEQILWIDLSSQSVTEEQLSPEIYEKFMGGKGLGTYLLYREVNESIDPLDPDNLLLFLSGPLQGLPAPNVGRWTLMTKSPLTGLYLDTHCGGALGRELKKTGYDAVGVRGKADEPVYLYLDDDELELRDAKDIWNDGVYAATEKLHEETPQGSCVYAIGPSGVNLNTAAVGCCEIAHQTGRGGAGAVIGSKNLKAFVAYGTQKIEANDVETIREINRDLISQWRQEGHEESFKNYGTTFIPEISNALGQYPTRNWESGYFEDWEDLDAEKMKEKYGLGSHHSCPHCVMRCTHAFRTENPYNPDEEVESMVEYETLGLMGGNLGIHDPKFVFKLNYICDDAGLDTISTGTRIGFAMEAYEKGILTEEDIGFPLEFGDGEAALKLAKMIAKREGIGDLLAKGVKQAGEELGPEAEKIAVHVKGLEVPAWDPRGRKGMGVSYATADVGASHLRGWPATAEPPNETAVPTVESMIRSRDDKVLTDSLEVCHFTYRLHITLEQKIAMLNAASGLNYDEEKVFKFAHRVATLSRLFNVREGISRKDDKLPPRFWEAETQGPREGMKAFVTREDFEKSLDKFYELRAWDEEGIPTKEAIRDLGLDGIVE; encoded by the coding sequence ATGACACATGAGTGTTGGAATGAGCAGATTCTCTGGATTGACCTGAGTTCCCAGAGTGTAACTGAAGAGCAGCTGAGTCCAGAAATATATGAGAAGTTTATGGGCGGGAAAGGACTAGGCACCTATTTGCTTTACAGAGAAGTGAATGAAAGCATAGATCCTCTTGATCCGGACAATCTTCTCCTCTTTTTGAGCGGTCCCTTGCAGGGTCTCCCTGCTCCGAATGTTGGGCGATGGACTTTGATGACCAAATCTCCATTGACCGGTCTCTATCTCGATACGCATTGTGGAGGAGCGCTAGGAAGAGAGCTGAAAAAAACAGGTTACGATGCTGTTGGTGTTCGCGGCAAGGCTGATGAACCAGTCTACTTGTACTTAGATGACGACGAACTTGAGTTGCGAGATGCAAAGGATATTTGGAATGACGGAGTTTACGCCGCAACAGAAAAGCTCCACGAAGAAACCCCGCAAGGCTCTTGTGTCTATGCTATAGGTCCGAGCGGTGTGAACCTGAATACCGCTGCTGTGGGTTGCTGTGAAATCGCACATCAAACAGGACGTGGAGGCGCTGGGGCTGTGATAGGGTCTAAGAACCTGAAAGCTTTCGTCGCCTATGGTACCCAGAAAATAGAAGCTAATGATGTGGAGACTATTCGTGAAATCAACCGTGATTTGATTTCTCAATGGCGTCAGGAAGGACACGAAGAATCATTCAAGAATTACGGCACCACTTTTATCCCAGAGATCAGTAACGCTTTGGGCCAGTACCCAACACGCAACTGGGAGTCAGGCTACTTCGAAGACTGGGAGGATTTGGATGCCGAGAAAATGAAGGAGAAGTACGGTCTTGGATCACACCATTCCTGCCCTCACTGTGTGATGCGATGTACGCATGCGTTTAGAACTGAGAATCCTTACAATCCTGACGAAGAAGTAGAGTCAATGGTTGAATACGAGACATTGGGTCTTATGGGTGGAAATCTTGGGATTCATGACCCTAAGTTCGTTTTCAAGTTGAATTACATCTGTGACGATGCTGGACTGGATACTATCAGTACCGGCACCCGAATTGGCTTCGCGATGGAGGCTTATGAAAAAGGCATTCTTACCGAAGAAGACATTGGTTTTCCACTTGAATTTGGTGACGGTGAAGCTGCATTGAAACTTGCGAAGATGATTGCGAAGCGAGAGGGAATAGGCGACCTTCTTGCGAAAGGTGTTAAGCAAGCAGGAGAAGAACTCGGTCCCGAAGCTGAGAAAATTGCTGTTCATGTAAAGGGACTTGAGGTACCCGCTTGGGATCCACGGGGCAGAAAAGGTATGGGCGTATCATATGCAACTGCCGATGTGGGAGCCAGTCACTTACGCGGCTGGCCAGCCACTGCTGAACCACCAAATGAAACTGCGGTTCCGACTGTTGAGTCAATGATCCGGTCGAGAGACGATAAAGTGCTTACTGATTCACTTGAGGTTTGCCACTTTACGTACCGCCTACACATAACCTTGGAACAGAAGATTGCCATGCTCAATGCTGCTTCAGGACTAAATTACGATGAGGAGAAAGTATTCAAATTTGCTCATCGCGTTGCTACACTCAGCCGTCTTTTCAATGTACGAGAAGGTATTTCTCGCAAAGACGACAAACTCCCCCCGAGGTTCTGGGAAGCGGAAACACAGGGGCCGCGTGAAGGAATGAAGGCCTTCGTCACAAGAGAAGATTTCGAGAAGTCTCTCGACAAATTCTACGAGTTGAGAGCATGGGATGAGGAAGGCATTCCTACAAAAGAGGCGATCCGCGACCTAGGTCT